A genomic window from Strix uralensis isolate ZFMK-TIS-50842 chromosome 20, bStrUra1, whole genome shotgun sequence includes:
- the SUPT4H1 gene encoding transcription elongation factor SPT4, with product MALETVPKDLRHLRACLLCSLVKTIDQFEYDGCDNCDAYLQMKGNREMVYDCTSSSFDGIIAMMSPEDSWVSKWQRISNFKPGVYAVSVTGRLPQGIVRELKSRGVAYKSRDTAIKT from the exons atggCGCTGGAGACCGTCCCCAAGGACCTGCGGCACCTCCGCGCCTGCTTGCTCTGCTCCCTCGTCAAG ACCATCGACCAGTTCGAGTACGACGGCTGCGACAACTGCGATGCCTACCTGCAGATGAAGGGCAACCGCGAGATGGTCTACGACTGCACCAGCTCCTCCTTCGACGG GATCATCGCGATGATGAGCCCTGAGGACAGCTGGGTCTCCAAGTGGCAGCGAATCA GTAACTTCAAGCCTGGTGTCTACGCAGTGTCTGTGACGGGCCGCCTGCCCCAAG GGATCGTCCGAGAGCTGAAGAGCCGTGGCGTGGCTTACAAGTCCCGAGACACAGCTATAAAGACCTAA